In Fodinibius saliphilus, a genomic segment contains:
- a CDS encoding ligand-binding sensor domain-containing protein produces MKRLVLIIIFIAGVSIEISAQTLPFRTYSIERGLSESVVNDMIQDDDGHLWIGTSYGLNRFDGISFDNFYSEDGLSSNKIFSLYEANNGLVWVGTSKGVNIIRKDSIYTPPYLKSLNASTILSIYQDDIGDFWFATDGEGVWHLDSEKKVSQYRQIHGMGSDRIRDIIQDANGVLWFATRDGLTKLENGNFRTFTRRHGLADDRLRDVEISKDTLWVASRGGLCHFTNNAFRCFTEQDGLVNNRIQSISKDNDGNLWLGTEDGASLFENGNFTNYSVEEGLANNIIYATHYDHEGNIWFGTFGGGITIFLGNQFRSYTVEHGLPNNVVTSITQDQDGQYWVSTYGGGVVRIRDNELSVLDVDNGLVDNKVYTLSIDQENRLLIGTRWGFSIYENGEFYNYDEVKLPYRKIRTVIAAKGSDGIWLGTYGEGIIHYVDGKFKQYTEDDGLANNTVLALEETPDGTLWVATYGGISKLKNDTFTNYSIADGLPNNGVLDLYTDSSEAVWIATFGGLARLKDGRIETITTANGLPNEVCYFIERDDRGFFWIGTNKGVIRFDYEEYSSNVENTTQSFKLFTQDQGLVANEMNAGAVFKDRDGHLWFGTVGGVTEFNPNFEKNDDTPPHVHIENIEVSGKAIPLEQNLEIGSDNHNITFEFIGISFSAPEQVMYEYRLKNSGEGWQKTKQPSVRYSALMAGDYTFEVKAQNYNGKWSRETAKIRFTVLAPFWQQWWFIGIVILTILAIVAFIYNYYRVRKMVDIERMRVRIASDLHDDVGSSLTEIALQSDFLQTMDVSDGLEESLQQIGAQSRKIVSSLDDIVWSIDARNDTMGDLTDRMQDYVNNVLSKLNVHYHFDGDMQAKLEVSHKENLYLIFKEAINNIAKHSNADTVSISLAMEDQGFMLSVKDNGTSSTNDRKSGQGLRNMEMRANRIDADIIFESENGFEVRVEKFD; encoded by the coding sequence ATGAAACGCTTAGTATTAATAATAATATTTATTGCAGGGGTATCTATCGAGATATCAGCACAAACCTTGCCTTTCCGCACCTATTCAATTGAACGAGGGCTTAGTGAATCGGTTGTGAATGATATGATACAAGATGATGATGGCCACTTGTGGATAGGAACAAGCTATGGTCTTAATCGCTTTGATGGGATCTCTTTTGACAATTTCTACAGTGAGGATGGATTGTCAAGTAATAAAATATTTTCTCTATATGAGGCTAATAATGGACTGGTATGGGTAGGTACTAGCAAGGGGGTAAATATAATTAGAAAGGATAGTATTTATACTCCTCCCTATTTAAAGTCTCTGAATGCAAGTACTATTCTTTCAATATATCAAGATGATATAGGTGATTTTTGGTTTGCAACAGATGGGGAGGGAGTTTGGCATTTAGATAGTGAAAAGAAAGTTAGTCAATATCGTCAGATTCATGGAATGGGGTCAGACCGTATTCGTGATATTATCCAAGATGCTAATGGCGTTCTTTGGTTTGCTACTCGAGATGGATTGACAAAGTTGGAAAATGGGAATTTCCGAACATTTACGAGGCGCCATGGGTTGGCTGATGATCGGTTAAGAGATGTAGAAATTTCAAAAGATACCTTGTGGGTAGCCAGCAGGGGTGGATTGTGTCATTTTACCAATAATGCCTTTCGCTGTTTTACAGAACAAGATGGATTGGTAAACAATCGAATCCAGTCAATATCCAAAGATAATGATGGGAACTTATGGTTAGGTACCGAAGATGGGGCTAGCCTTTTTGAAAACGGAAATTTTACAAACTATTCGGTTGAGGAAGGGTTGGCGAATAATATTATTTATGCAACCCATTACGATCATGAAGGGAATATTTGGTTTGGAACGTTCGGTGGTGGTATTACCATATTCCTGGGGAACCAATTTAGAAGCTATACGGTAGAGCATGGGTTGCCCAATAATGTGGTTACTTCAATTACCCAAGATCAAGATGGTCAGTACTGGGTGAGTACGTATGGGGGAGGGGTTGTCAGAATTAGAGATAATGAACTTTCAGTTTTGGATGTTGATAATGGGTTGGTCGATAACAAAGTGTATACTCTTAGTATAGATCAAGAGAATCGGCTTTTAATTGGAACACGCTGGGGCTTTAGTATTTATGAAAATGGCGAGTTTTACAACTATGATGAAGTAAAACTGCCCTATAGGAAAATAAGAACGGTAATTGCTGCTAAAGGGAGTGATGGAATATGGTTAGGCACATATGGAGAAGGAATTATTCACTATGTAGATGGTAAATTTAAACAGTATACTGAGGATGATGGGTTAGCAAATAATACAGTACTGGCGCTTGAAGAAACCCCTGACGGAACGCTTTGGGTAGCTACATATGGCGGCATTAGCAAGCTGAAAAATGATACATTTACTAACTATTCAATTGCAGATGGCTTACCCAATAATGGCGTTTTAGACCTATACACAGATAGTTCTGAGGCAGTATGGATTGCTACATTTGGAGGACTTGCACGGCTTAAAGATGGGCGTATTGAGACTATTACCACAGCTAATGGTCTGCCAAACGAGGTTTGCTATTTCATTGAACGGGATGATCGAGGATTCTTTTGGATCGGTACAAATAAAGGGGTCATACGTTTTGATTATGAGGAGTATTCGTCTAACGTAGAAAATACTACACAGAGCTTTAAATTGTTTACCCAGGACCAAGGATTGGTAGCAAATGAAATGAATGCAGGGGCCGTGTTTAAGGATCGTGATGGGCATCTTTGGTTTGGAACGGTAGGAGGGGTGACTGAATTTAACCCCAACTTTGAAAAGAATGATGATACCCCGCCTCATGTGCATATTGAAAACATAGAGGTTTCTGGTAAAGCGATTCCTTTGGAGCAGAATTTAGAGATAGGGAGTGACAATCATAATATCACCTTTGAGTTTATAGGTATTAGCTTTTCGGCTCCTGAGCAAGTCATGTATGAATATCGCCTTAAAAATTCAGGTGAGGGATGGCAAAAAACGAAACAACCTTCGGTACGCTATTCTGCATTAATGGCGGGAGACTATACTTTTGAGGTGAAAGCACAAAATTATAATGGAAAGTGGAGTAGAGAAACTGCAAAGATACGGTTTACGGTATTAGCCCCATTCTGGCAACAATGGTGGTTTATCGGTATTGTGATTCTCACTATACTGGCAATAGTCGCGTTTATCTATAATTATTATCGTGTTCGGAAAATGGTTGATATTGAACGAATGCGTGTACGAATTGCTAGTGATTTGCACGACGATGTGGGATCTTCTCTTACCGAAATAGCATTACAGTCTGACTTTTTACAGACCATGGATGTTTCTGATGGATTAGAAGAATCACTTCAACAGATTGGTGCGCAGAGTCGTAAAATTGTTTCTAGTCTTGATGATATTGTCTGGTCAATTGACGCCCGTAATGACACTATGGGAGACCTTACTGATAGAATGCAGGATTATGTAAATAATGTACTTTCGAAACTAAATGTTCATTATCATTTTGATGGAGATATGCAGGCAAAATTAGAAGTATCTCACAAAGAAAATCTATATCTTATTTTTAAAGAGGCTATTAATAATATTGCTAAGCATTCTAATGCCGATACCGTTAGTATTTCCCTTGCAATGGAAGATCAAGGTTTTATGTTAAGTGTAAAGGATAACGGTACAAGCAGTACCAATGATCGTAAAAGCGGACAGGGACTTCGTAACATGGAAATGCGAGCGAACCGTATTGATGCAGATATTATATTTGAATCTGAAAATGGATTTGAAGTACGAGTAGAGAAATTCGATTAG
- a CDS encoding phosphopentomutase — MGNCYVVVIDGLGVGAQEDADEYGDENENTLGHLCEETGCKLPNLQRMGLGNIIPLKSVPMESEPLCAYGKMREVSAGKDSTTGHWELAGVQLNRAFPTYPDGFPDEVIQQFCEGIGEDKVLVNKPYSGTEVIDDYGEEHLETGYPIVYTSADSVFQVAAHIDVTPVKTLYEWCEFARKEVLQDEHGVGRVIARPFEGEPGNFKRLSNQRHDYSMSPPDYNIVNRLKQEGIKTYSIGKVVDLFGGNGFTQFRRTKSNAEGISQLLSLMSAASDSFVFVNLIDTDQKYGHRLDPAGYAECLQEIDRAIPAIVSKLNEDDILIITGDHGNDPTSESTDHSREFVPVLLFPAKKGKAVNLGTRDTFSDVATTAADFFEVDAEYPGTSLL; from the coding sequence ATGGGAAATTGCTATGTGGTTGTTATTGATGGATTAGGCGTAGGAGCTCAAGAAGATGCCGATGAGTATGGCGACGAAAATGAAAATACACTCGGCCATCTTTGTGAAGAGACGGGTTGTAAATTACCCAACTTACAGCGGATGGGGCTGGGAAATATAATACCCCTTAAGTCAGTGCCTATGGAATCGGAACCGCTTTGTGCTTACGGAAAAATGCGAGAAGTTTCGGCAGGGAAAGACTCAACGACGGGGCACTGGGAACTGGCAGGTGTACAGCTTAATCGTGCCTTCCCTACCTATCCCGACGGGTTCCCTGATGAAGTTATTCAACAATTCTGTGAAGGTATTGGTGAGGATAAGGTGTTGGTTAATAAACCATATTCCGGTACTGAAGTGATAGACGATTATGGAGAGGAACACCTTGAAACAGGATATCCCATCGTTTATACTTCTGCCGACAGTGTTTTTCAGGTAGCTGCACATATAGATGTTACCCCGGTAAAAACATTATATGAATGGTGTGAATTTGCTCGGAAAGAGGTATTGCAGGATGAGCATGGGGTTGGGCGTGTTATTGCACGACCGTTTGAAGGCGAACCGGGTAATTTCAAAAGACTCTCTAATCAGCGTCATGATTATTCGATGAGCCCGCCTGATTATAATATTGTAAATAGGCTGAAGCAGGAAGGCATTAAAACTTACTCTATTGGTAAAGTCGTCGATCTTTTTGGAGGTAACGGATTTACTCAATTTCGGCGTACCAAGAGTAATGCTGAAGGAATTTCTCAGCTTTTAAGTTTGATGTCGGCGGCTTCTGATAGCTTTGTATTTGTAAATCTGATTGATACCGATCAAAAATATGGACATCGCCTTGACCCTGCGGGATATGCCGAGTGTTTGCAAGAGATTGATAGGGCTATACCTGCTATAGTAAGTAAACTTAATGAAGATGATATTTTGATCATTACTGGCGACCATGGTAATGACCCGACCTCCGAAAGTACTGATCACAGCAGGGAATTTGTGCCCGTACTATTGTTTCCCGCTAAAAAAGGAAAGGCAGTAAATCTTGGAACGCGCGACACCTTTAGTGATGTTGCTACAACGGCAGCTGACTTCTTTGAGGTAGATGCTGAATATCCGGGAACTTCGTTATTATAA
- a CDS encoding sigma-70 family RNA polymerase sigma factor, whose translation MARSSGISTRESESLDRYLQEIGKEKLITPEDEVRLAKEIQKGSQKALEDLTKANLRFVVSVAKQYQNQGLSLGDLINEGNLGLIKAAKRFDETRGFKFISYAVWWIRQSILQALAEQSRIVRLPLNRVGALNKIGKELSKLEQEYERVPSAAELAESLDMTVSEVADTLKISGRHLSVDAPFAQGEDNRLLDVLENEETPDPDTDLMGESLKVEIERALSKLTNREAEVIRLYFGIGREHSLTLEEIGERFDLTRERVRQIKEKALRKLRHHNRSAALRAYLG comes from the coding sequence GTGGCTAGAAGTTCAGGTATTTCTACTCGAGAATCGGAATCGCTCGATCGCTACCTACAAGAGATTGGAAAAGAAAAGCTGATTACCCCCGAAGACGAGGTTAGATTGGCAAAAGAGATTCAAAAAGGTAGCCAAAAAGCTCTTGAGGATCTTACAAAAGCTAATCTCCGCTTTGTTGTTTCGGTGGCAAAACAATATCAAAACCAGGGGCTTTCTCTCGGTGACCTTATCAATGAAGGGAACCTCGGTTTGATTAAAGCAGCTAAGCGATTTGATGAAACTCGTGGTTTTAAATTTATTTCATACGCCGTTTGGTGGATTCGTCAGTCTATTTTGCAGGCTTTAGCCGAGCAAAGTAGAATTGTACGTCTACCACTGAACCGTGTTGGAGCACTGAATAAGATCGGCAAAGAGCTCTCAAAACTAGAACAAGAGTACGAACGTGTTCCGTCGGCAGCAGAATTGGCCGAGAGTTTGGACATGACGGTTTCTGAAGTTGCTGATACGCTTAAAATATCAGGGCGCCACCTTTCAGTGGATGCTCCCTTTGCACAGGGCGAAGATAACCGACTATTAGATGTACTCGAAAACGAGGAAACACCCGATCCGGATACGGATTTGATGGGTGAGTCGCTCAAAGTAGAAATTGAACGTGCACTCTCAAAGCTTACCAATAGAGAAGCAGAAGTAATTCGTCTCTATTTTGGTATTGGGCGTGAACATTCTCTTACACTCGAAGAAATTGGTGAACGTTTTGATCTTACACGCGAACGTGTACGGCAAATTAAGGAAAAAGCGTTACGTAAATTGCGCCATCACAACCGCAGTGCAGCGCTGAGAGCATATCTCGGATAG
- a CDS encoding endonuclease/exonuclease/phosphatase family protein yields MKQLKLTLIPVSLLLIFFNACGTEYEPPPEDKEDPKAQITPNDPVAADDTLETVTWNIEWYGDGDEGNGPSDELQQTKNILSVTDSLKADLYAFQEVYSQKAIEDIASNMKGYQGFVANHIDWIQKTGFVYNTNTIDSISTGPITQGQSEYAWAGRLPLYFQFSYKNSGKEFYAIVIHAKANTGDNAEEYEEAYNRRKQAAQDLYDYLQNEKPDANIILLGDYNDDVDESIFYYSEGDYAETPYEPFVANTTFQVITNTLTQAGKSSTVRYDDMIDHISMSDELYSFYIDKSTNVFQFDDSFITNYGTATSDHYPVWAKFNVGTSKTLTRN; encoded by the coding sequence TTGAAACAACTTAAACTTACCCTTATTCCCGTTTCACTACTCCTAATTTTTTTTAATGCATGCGGTACGGAATATGAGCCTCCGCCTGAGGATAAAGAAGATCCAAAAGCACAAATAACACCTAACGATCCGGTAGCAGCAGACGACACACTCGAAACGGTGACTTGGAATATTGAATGGTACGGAGACGGTGACGAAGGAAACGGTCCGTCCGATGAACTACAGCAAACCAAAAACATCCTCAGTGTTACCGATTCTCTAAAGGCCGACCTGTATGCTTTCCAAGAAGTCTATAGCCAGAAAGCAATTGAAGATATTGCCTCAAACATGAAAGGCTATCAAGGTTTTGTTGCAAATCATATCGACTGGATCCAAAAAACAGGCTTTGTTTACAATACCAATACCATCGACTCTATTTCTACCGGGCCTATTACGCAGGGACAAAGTGAATATGCCTGGGCCGGTCGATTACCGCTATATTTCCAATTCAGCTATAAGAATTCAGGCAAAGAGTTTTATGCTATTGTAATACATGCCAAAGCTAATACGGGAGATAATGCCGAAGAATATGAAGAGGCATATAATCGCAGAAAACAAGCAGCGCAGGACCTTTATGATTATTTGCAAAATGAAAAACCGGATGCTAATATTATCCTGTTAGGTGACTATAATGATGATGTTGATGAATCTATTTTCTATTATAGCGAAGGAGATTATGCCGAAACTCCATACGAACCATTTGTCGCGAACACAACTTTTCAGGTTATCACAAATACATTAACACAGGCAGGAAAGTCATCAACTGTTCGCTATGATGATATGATTGATCATATTAGTATGAGTGATGAGCTATATAGTTTTTATATCGATAAAAGCACGAATGTTTTCCAGTTTGACGATTCTTTTATTACCAACTACGGCACCGCAACCAGTGATCACTATCCCGTTTGGGCTAAATTTAATGTAGGTACTTCCAAGACCTTAACTAGGAATTAA
- a CDS encoding response regulator: protein MSSVIGIVEDNKKIRGLIQRYLDMQDELSCPVAVDSVEEMMEYLEDHPAPDVLLMDIQLPGMSGIKGMGIIKEKYSDIDIIMLTVYHDSHKIFNALRAGASGYLLKHTSLPEIKESILKLLDGGAPMSPQIARKVINHFQENAPKKNTDSDLTPREHDIVNGLVDGLSYKMIADRYDISIDTVRAHIRNIYKKLHVNSKAEVIAKSLKGEI from the coding sequence ATGAGTTCAGTTATAGGAATTGTAGAAGACAATAAAAAAATCCGAGGATTAATACAGCGTTATTTGGATATGCAGGATGAACTCTCATGTCCAGTTGCTGTAGATTCGGTAGAAGAGATGATGGAGTATCTGGAAGACCATCCTGCTCCGGATGTATTGCTTATGGATATCCAGTTGCCGGGGATGTCGGGTATTAAAGGGATGGGAATCATTAAAGAAAAATACTCGGATATAGATATCATTATGCTTACTGTATACCATGACTCTCATAAAATTTTTAATGCACTACGAGCAGGGGCTTCCGGCTATTTATTAAAACATACTTCTTTACCGGAAATAAAAGAGTCTATTCTAAAATTATTGGATGGTGGTGCCCCAATGTCGCCGCAGATAGCTCGTAAAGTGATTAACCATTTCCAGGAAAATGCGCCAAAGAAAAATACCGATTCCGATCTTACCCCCCGTGAACATGATATTGTAAATGGTCTTGTTGATGGATTGAGTTATAAAATGATTGCAGATCGTTATGACATTTCTATTGATACGGTACGGGCTCATATCCGAAATATTTATAAGAAATTGCATGTTAATTCTAAAGCAGAAGTTATTGCTAAATCCCTAAAGGGAGAGATTTAG
- a CDS encoding GAF domain-containing protein — protein sequence MENYATAREKDRSNAEIMGQKRQEKALREFKQVLEDLMFLLRSASDMETAYMYWVNRSREQFVMETKSTVLDNVMFKDRIGFENHFLKDFKDLDEPTAIEIGGDLPASQFSHYYSEVPVRYVTLLPFVNNGETVAITVLESKDHIFTEDKSDVIYSYINALRNVLNTYLEISDLYEQQDEWIDYEELLANIEVRCHRSEMVKRLLNTIQTFLHDGGVSFITRGMDSWCNVMNADEAKYAPPIGMQVEERSLAYEAAEQGEAEFAIHFNNNPKRLSPRELHSEGASMAIPLMMKDRRQGVVLVYDKNPLIFKESTKHKLINLVRVAALQMQANNPKMDLDASVFTNNYNAFLPDLWEKTVNSELHRLTNGSHKYHSWFGLVTISNVPELRTKLRLEQLNQMQCDLISAFNPSQFGYPGILGYHSDYVYTFFLQNKDEQTVKDWTSALKRKFSESFELKNGIHIETGIKVGYVRIDESYDDSYQLLSNAKTALSQALKSNKNEAI from the coding sequence ATGGAAAATTACGCTACGGCACGTGAAAAAGATCGGTCGAATGCAGAAATTATGGGGCAAAAACGCCAAGAAAAAGCACTGCGAGAGTTTAAACAGGTACTCGAAGATTTAATGTTTCTGTTGCGAAGCGCCTCTGATATGGAAACAGCCTATATGTATTGGGTAAACCGGTCGCGCGAGCAGTTTGTGATGGAAACAAAATCTACCGTGCTAGATAATGTGATGTTTAAAGATCGTATTGGCTTTGAAAATCATTTTTTAAAGGATTTTAAAGATCTGGACGAGCCTACAGCTATTGAAATAGGTGGTGATTTGCCCGCTTCTCAGTTTTCACACTATTACAGTGAGGTACCAGTACGTTATGTGACACTGCTTCCATTTGTTAATAATGGAGAGACAGTGGCTATTACCGTTCTTGAGTCTAAGGATCACATTTTCACGGAAGATAAAAGTGATGTAATCTATTCCTATATCAATGCACTGCGGAATGTATTGAATACCTACCTGGAAATTAGTGATTTGTATGAGCAGCAGGATGAATGGATTGATTATGAAGAATTACTGGCAAATATTGAAGTCCGTTGTCATCGTTCAGAAATGGTAAAGCGGTTACTAAATACAATCCAAACGTTTTTACATGACGGTGGAGTCTCGTTTATCACGCGGGGTATGGATAGTTGGTGCAATGTTATGAATGCTGATGAAGCTAAGTATGCGCCTCCTATCGGTATGCAGGTGGAAGAGCGGTCTCTTGCTTATGAGGCTGCCGAACAAGGCGAAGCTGAATTTGCCATACATTTCAATAACAATCCCAAGCGACTTTCCCCCCGTGAACTACATTCCGAGGGTGCATCAATGGCTATTCCATTGATGATGAAAGATCGTCGACAGGGGGTGGTACTGGTGTATGATAAGAATCCACTGATCTTTAAAGAATCTACCAAGCATAAACTTATTAATTTAGTTCGTGTTGCAGCCTTGCAAATGCAGGCCAATAATCCTAAAATGGATCTTGATGCTTCTGTTTTTACCAACAACTATAATGCATTTCTGCCTGATTTATGGGAGAAAACCGTGAATTCGGAATTACATCGATTGACCAATGGTTCGCATAAGTATCATTCATGGTTTGGGTTGGTTACGATCTCTAATGTGCCAGAACTTCGAACAAAATTGCGACTAGAGCAGCTTAACCAGATGCAATGTGATCTTATTTCTGCTTTTAACCCCAGTCAATTCGGGTATCCGGGGATTCTGGGTTATCATTCTGATTACGTTTATACTTTTTTCCTGCAAAATAAGGATGAGCAAACAGTCAAAGATTGGACATCTGCCCTCAAGAGGAAGTTTTCGGAATCATTTGAGCTTAAAAATGGTATACATATTGAAACAGGTATTAAAGTAGGATATGTTCGTATCGACGAAAGCTATGATGATTCCTACCAATTGTTGTCTAACGCAAAAACAGCGCTTTCACAAGCATTGAAATCCAATAAAAATGAGGCGATTTAA
- a CDS encoding outer membrane protein transport protein has protein sequence MSKKIVILVLFIVYPSLLQAQNLDQILQYSLEYPSYDAVSLVVPAVSQSSGFGGYQDNPASMALVDKSYFSVGLSNRYIDDTSTYLDNKSTFSSSETNIGDLGFIYKVPTVRGSMVVGGGYSQSTDFNKVFRNSGYNSSSTITDLYAKFPKSVSLNEAAYNTFAIEDVNNDSSVSILRFGDSFSNYPGINQHIELVEKGVQGEYSLFLATEVLKDMFLGGAIGYSRGTYTSEREFLESDQRNNYDGQFIDVDGDGQFETDIDNILSIQTIETELQAFQARVGIVYKPIESINVGISYKFPSVVYIDERFTTSITTSFDDGTKSETVKASGNYYYDTPSEVKEAASLSKIYKPAKVKGGMMVAAMDNFSISIAAEYTRYSKTEIDFEEPDQSITETRINRLISSSFENIINLRMGLEYAINEQLTPRLGYAYMSGPRSGIGKEKQFINGGFTAELTEGLLFDLGVQFSFWEEENVLYKTSRVQARIAENVSRLHVMASIRMTL, from the coding sequence ATGTCAAAAAAAATAGTCATCCTTGTATTATTTATAGTTTATCCTTCATTATTACAAGCACAGAATTTAGATCAAATTTTACAATATAGTCTCGAGTATCCCTCATATGATGCTGTAAGCCTTGTTGTACCTGCGGTAAGTCAATCATCAGGGTTCGGGGGATACCAGGATAACCCGGCATCGATGGCGCTTGTTGATAAAAGTTACTTCTCAGTGGGTCTTAGTAACCGTTATATCGATGATACTAGTACATATCTCGATAATAAAAGTACTTTTTCAAGTAGCGAAACAAATATCGGAGATCTGGGCTTTATTTATAAAGTACCAACCGTACGGGGTAGTATGGTCGTTGGGGGCGGATATAGTCAATCAACGGATTTTAACAAGGTTTTTAGAAATAGCGGCTATAATAGTAGTTCTACTATTACAGACTTATATGCGAAGTTTCCCAAGAGTGTTAGTTTAAATGAAGCCGCTTATAATACTTTTGCTATTGAAGATGTAAATAACGACAGTTCCGTATCCATTCTTAGATTCGGTGATAGCTTTTCCAATTATCCTGGAATAAATCAACATATTGAGCTTGTTGAAAAAGGAGTTCAGGGAGAGTATTCCCTCTTTCTTGCAACAGAAGTATTAAAAGATATGTTTTTGGGAGGGGCTATAGGGTATTCGCGAGGTACCTATACTTCGGAAAGAGAATTTCTGGAATCCGACCAGCGAAATAACTACGATGGCCAATTTATAGATGTAGATGGTGATGGGCAGTTTGAAACGGATATTGATAACATACTGAGTATTCAGACCATTGAAACGGAGTTGCAAGCATTTCAGGCACGTGTGGGCATAGTTTATAAACCAATTGAAAGCATAAATGTGGGAATAAGTTATAAGTTTCCATCGGTTGTATATATTGATGAACGTTTTACTACATCAATTACGACCTCTTTTGATGATGGGACAAAGTCTGAAACGGTAAAAGCAAGCGGGAACTATTATTATGATACCCCTTCTGAGGTAAAGGAAGCTGCAAGTCTGAGTAAAATATATAAGCCTGCAAAAGTAAAAGGGGGAATGATGGTAGCAGCTATGGATAATTTTAGCATCTCCATTGCTGCAGAATATACTAGGTATTCTAAAACAGAAATAGATTTTGAAGAACCAGATCAAAGCATAACGGAGACTAGAATTAATAGACTTATTAGTTCTAGCTTTGAAAATATTATTAATCTGCGTATGGGGTTAGAATATGCCATTAATGAGCAATTGACTCCCCGTTTAGGTTATGCTTATATGTCGGGTCCAAGGAGTGGGATAGGAAAGGAAAAACAGTTTATAAATGGAGGTTTTACAGCGGAATTAACAGAAGGACTGTTATTTGACTTAGGAGTACAGTTTAGCTTTTGGGAAGAAGAGAATGTACTCTATAAAACGTCTCGGGTTCAAGCGAGGATAGCAGAAAACGTTTCACGATTACATGTTATGGCAAGTATTAGAATGACCTTATAA